The following proteins come from a genomic window of Oricola thermophila:
- the arfB gene encoding alternative ribosome rescue aminoacyl-tRNA hydrolase ArfB yields MTEEFVLSSGPGGQNVNKTSSAVQLRFHPGSAGVFSDHQLKRLMQVAGKRAAKDGSILIQANRFRAQERNREDARERLKQLVLKALEPPPPPRRKTRPSRGAVERRLKAKAGRSRIKKMRGNVDTDD; encoded by the coding sequence ATGACGGAGGAGTTCGTGCTGTCGTCCGGACCGGGCGGCCAGAATGTCAACAAGACATCGTCGGCGGTCCAGTTGCGCTTCCATCCGGGTTCCGCGGGCGTCTTTTCGGACCACCAGCTCAAACGGCTCATGCAGGTCGCAGGCAAGAGGGCCGCCAAGGACGGCTCCATCCTGATCCAGGCGAACCGCTTCAGGGCGCAGGAACGCAACCGGGAGGACGCGCGGGAACGACTGAAACAACTGGTGCTGAAGGCGCTGGAGCCGCCACCGCCGCCGCGACGGAAGACCAGGCCCTCGCGCGGAGCGGTCGAAAGACGGCTGAAGGCGAAGGCCGGACGGTCACGGATCAAGAAGATGCGCGGCAATGTGGACACGGACGACTAG
- the lysM gene encoding peptidoglycan-binding protein LysM — protein sequence MGFFDFVKSAGKKLGFGDDDETNAKELKKELDSYGLGTDAVQIEIKGDTAVIKGAVEDQSIFEKAVVAVGNTLGISKVEASELKVVVPGSGMKLDAAADMNALIAAATPAKEPKFHTVEKGDTLWAIADKAYGNGSKYNAIFEANRPMLTHPDKIYPGQVLRIPDLDAA from the coding sequence ATGGGATTTTTCGACTTTGTGAAATCGGCCGGCAAGAAGCTCGGCTTCGGCGATGATGACGAGACGAACGCGAAAGAACTGAAGAAGGAGCTCGATTCCTACGGACTCGGCACGGATGCCGTGCAGATCGAGATCAAGGGCGACACGGCGGTCATCAAGGGCGCGGTGGAAGACCAGTCCATCTTCGAGAAGGCCGTCGTCGCTGTCGGCAACACGCTCGGCATTTCCAAGGTCGAGGCCTCGGAACTGAAGGTCGTCGTGCCCGGCAGCGGAATGAAACTCGACGCCGCCGCCGACATGAACGCGCTCATCGCGGCAGCGACGCCGGCGAAGGAACCGAAATTCCACACGGTCGAAAAGGGCGATACGCTCTGGGCGATCGCCGACAAGGCCTATGGAAACGGCTCCAAGTACAACGCGATATTCGAGGCCAACCGGCCGATGCTGACGCATCCGGACAAGATCTATCCGGGCCAGGTGCTGCGCATTCCCGACCTCGACGCGGCCTGA
- a CDS encoding alpha-ketoglutarate-dependent dioxygenase AlkB family protein, with the protein MLVLPKGVRHIPGCLSPDAQRALIEEIRDIVKQSPLYTPTMPRTGKPMSVRMTNCGTLGWVTDREHGYRYQETHPGTGKPWPPIPQALLDIWADHSGYPHPPEACLVNFYDDKAKMGLHQDRDEEDLDAPVLSVSLGDECLFRIGETKRSGRTVSFRLASGDVLVLGGEGRLCFHGVDRIYPATSTLLKHGGRINLTLRRVTRP; encoded by the coding sequence ATGCTGGTTCTCCCCAAGGGTGTTCGCCACATACCCGGCTGCCTTTCCCCGGACGCGCAGCGCGCGCTGATCGAGGAGATCCGCGACATCGTCAAGCAGTCTCCCCTCTACACGCCGACAATGCCGCGCACCGGCAAACCGATGAGCGTGCGCATGACAAATTGCGGAACGCTCGGCTGGGTGACGGACAGGGAGCACGGCTATCGCTACCAGGAAACCCATCCGGGCACCGGAAAGCCGTGGCCACCAATACCCCAGGCTCTGCTCGACATCTGGGCGGACCATTCCGGCTACCCGCATCCGCCGGAGGCATGCCTGGTCAACTTCTACGATGACAAGGCGAAGATGGGACTGCACCAGGACCGCGACGAGGAAGATCTGGACGCGCCCGTGCTGTCGGTTTCGCTCGGCGACGAATGCCTGTTCCGCATCGGTGAGACAAAACGATCCGGACGAACCGTCTCGTTCAGGCTTGCCAGCGGCGACGTGCTGGTGCTGGGCGGGGAGGGTCGGCTATGCTTCCACGGCGTCGACCGAATCTATCCGGCAACCTCGACGCTGCTGAAGCATGGCGGGCGGATCAATCTGACGCTGCGCCGGGTGACGAGGCCGTAG
- a CDS encoding GtrA family protein has protein sequence MSRSWKSSRIARFGIVGIAATMLYMVLALAFEASFPRWPAAAGAVGAYAIAGLFSYFAHKLFTFGSECDHAQEAPRFIVVTLGGYALAALLPLVLHDIMKLPLLLPVLLTATLVPIVNFIALRWFVFRTSVVCEVRSP, from the coding sequence ATGTCCCGGTCTTGGAAATCGTCCCGGATCGCGCGGTTCGGAATTGTCGGCATTGCGGCCACGATGCTCTACATGGTCTTGGCGCTAGCTTTTGAGGCCTCGTTTCCGCGCTGGCCCGCTGCCGCGGGCGCCGTCGGCGCCTATGCCATCGCTGGCCTGTTCTCCTATTTCGCGCACAAGCTGTTCACGTTCGGGTCCGAGTGCGACCATGCCCAAGAGGCGCCCAGATTCATCGTCGTCACCCTTGGCGGCTATGCTTTGGCGGCGCTTCTGCCTTTGGTCCTGCACGATATCATGAAGCTTCCGCTACTTCTTCCCGTTCTCCTGACGGCAACGCTTGTGCCGATCGTCAATTTCATCGCCCTTCGCTGGTTCGTATTCCGGACATCCGTTGTGTGCGAGGTTCGGTCGCCGTGA
- a CDS encoding class I SAM-dependent methyltransferase — translation MTRTFDTYKDNYREVVQSSIDFSGLEHDFFMRAKARILFEAIETRPGLAAVDALAYLDVGCGVGSFHPYVAGRFAQVSGCDVSGESIEKAKAANPEVAYQAYDGGRLPYGDRQFDVLTAICVVHHVPPSDWPDFFSELRRVLKPGGIACIIEHNPFNPLTRLAVARCPFDEDAVLLSPRRTRGLLAGAGFSALSTRQFLFLPWENRVAVAVERALARVPLGAQYVAIGEA, via the coding sequence GTGACCCGGACTTTCGACACTTACAAGGACAATTACCGGGAGGTCGTCCAGTCTTCGATCGATTTCTCGGGTCTCGAGCATGACTTCTTCATGCGTGCCAAGGCGCGAATCCTCTTCGAGGCGATCGAAACGCGTCCCGGTCTGGCCGCAGTCGATGCGCTGGCTTATCTTGATGTGGGCTGCGGCGTTGGCTCCTTCCACCCCTATGTGGCCGGCCGTTTCGCCCAAGTTTCCGGCTGTGATGTTTCTGGCGAATCAATTGAAAAGGCGAAGGCGGCAAATCCGGAGGTCGCGTATCAGGCCTATGATGGCGGTCGGCTGCCCTACGGGGATCGGCAATTCGATGTTCTCACGGCAATCTGCGTCGTGCATCACGTACCCCCCTCCGACTGGCCCGATTTTTTTTCCGAGTTGCGGCGCGTTCTGAAGCCCGGCGGCATAGCCTGTATCATCGAGCACAATCCGTTCAATCCACTGACGCGCCTGGCGGTTGCACGCTGTCCGTTCGACGAGGACGCGGTGCTTCTGTCGCCTCGGCGTACGCGCGGCCTCCTGGCCGGTGCGGGGTTTTCTGCGCTTTCGACACGGCAGTTCCTGTTCCTGCCGTGGGAAAACCGGGTCGCCGTGGCGGTCGAAAGGGCGCTCGCCCGCGTACCCCTGGGCGCGCAATATGTGGCGATTGGTGAAGCCTGA
- a CDS encoding glycosyltransferase family 2 protein: MTDSKKPEAAPIRYSLVIPIYNETAVLPILLQRIGALLDGLDGPAEVIFVDDGSRDAGAVYLAEMAKQDSRLKLIRFSRNFGHQIAITAGMDAAAGEAVIVMDADLQDPPEVVFELVSKWKEGYDIVYARRVRREGETVFKKATAAFYYRLLSRMTDVSIPRDVGDFRLVSRKALDAFRMMPERDRFVRGMFGWLGFSQTEVTYTRPPRAAGETKYPFWKMLRLAVHGIVSFSEKPLRFALWTGLAVSGISALTGLYAVLGWMFSDEVVTGWTSTVVIVSFLSGMNLLMTGVVGLYVGGIHAEVKRRPLYIVDEYIGFEDARIAGNVPASLDRRFA; the protein is encoded by the coding sequence ATGACCGACTCCAAGAAACCAGAGGCGGCACCAATACGGTACAGTCTGGTCATACCGATTTATAACGAGACAGCTGTGCTGCCGATTCTGCTCCAGCGGATTGGCGCGTTGCTGGACGGACTCGACGGTCCGGCCGAGGTGATCTTTGTCGATGACGGGAGTCGTGACGCGGGCGCCGTTTATCTGGCGGAGATGGCGAAGCAGGATTCCCGGCTCAAACTGATCCGTTTCTCGCGCAATTTCGGTCACCAGATCGCCATCACGGCTGGCATGGATGCTGCCGCGGGTGAAGCGGTCATCGTCATGGATGCCGATCTGCAGGACCCGCCGGAAGTTGTGTTTGAACTGGTTTCGAAATGGAAGGAAGGCTACGACATCGTCTATGCCCGCCGGGTCCGGCGGGAGGGCGAGACCGTCTTCAAGAAGGCGACGGCCGCTTTCTACTACCGTTTGCTTTCGCGCATGACCGATGTCTCGATACCGCGCGACGTCGGGGATTTCCGGCTGGTCAGCCGCAAGGCGCTTGACGCGTTCCGCATGATGCCGGAGCGTGACCGGTTTGTGCGCGGCATGTTCGGCTGGCTGGGCTTCTCGCAGACCGAGGTGACCTACACGCGTCCTCCGCGCGCCGCCGGGGAAACGAAATATCCGTTCTGGAAGATGCTGCGCCTCGCGGTTCACGGCATCGTCAGCTTTTCGGAAAAACCATTGCGTTTCGCGCTTTGGACGGGCCTTGCGGTATCCGGCATATCGGCCCTGACCGGCCTCTATGCAGTTTTGGGCTGGATGTTCAGCGACGAGGTGGTAACCGGCTGGACGTCGACCGTGGTCATCGTTTCGTTCCTGTCGGGCATGAACCTTCTCATGACCGGCGTGGTCGGTCTCTATGTCGGCGGCATTCATGCAGAAGTTAAACGCCGGCCCCTCTATATCGTCGACGAATACATCGGTTTCGAGGATGCGCGCATTGCCGGGAACGTACCCGCGTCGCTTGACCGGAGGTTTGCGTGA
- the coaA gene encoding type I pantothenate kinase: MDQSVKRSDGLAAHPDAFDQLSGSELSPYRRYSAAKWAEFRADTPLTLTEDEVERLRSLDDPVDLNEVRRIYLSLSRLLSAHVEASQSLFRQRKRFLNIDGATKTPFIIGIAGSVAVGKSTTARILKELLARWPSSPKVDLVTTDGFLLPNAVLREQGLMERKGFPESYDVGAVLRFLSQIKAGEHSVRAPLYSHLTYDVLPGEYVTIDRPDILIFEGINVLQVRDLPEDGKMVPFVSDYFDFSIYIDADEELIHDWYVTRFMRLRDTAFRDPRSFFHRYSDLSEDAARSVAEGLWTNINLKNLKENIQPTRPRADLILKKGSNHLVEEVLLRKL, encoded by the coding sequence ATGGATCAGTCAGTCAAGCGTAGCGACGGCCTTGCCGCGCATCCCGACGCCTTCGATCAGCTGTCCGGCAGTGAACTTTCACCCTATCGTCGCTATTCGGCCGCCAAGTGGGCGGAATTCCGCGCCGATACGCCGCTGACCCTGACCGAGGACGAGGTCGAGCGCCTGCGCTCGCTTGATGATCCGGTGGACCTGAACGAGGTCCGGCGCATCTACCTGTCCCTGTCGCGCCTGCTTTCCGCTCATGTCGAGGCCTCGCAGAGCCTTTTCAGGCAGCGCAAGCGCTTTCTCAATATCGACGGTGCGACCAAGACGCCCTTCATCATCGGCATCGCCGGCTCGGTCGCTGTCGGCAAGTCGACGACCGCGCGCATCCTGAAGGAGCTGCTGGCGCGCTGGCCGTCCAGCCCGAAGGTCGATCTCGTGACGACCGACGGCTTTCTGCTGCCCAACGCGGTCCTGCGCGAACAGGGCCTGATGGAGCGCAAGGGCTTTCCGGAGAGCTATGACGTGGGGGCGGTCCTGCGCTTCCTGTCGCAGATCAAGGCCGGCGAGCACTCGGTGCGCGCGCCGCTCTACTCGCACCTGACCTACGATGTCCTGCCCGGCGAATACGTCACCATCGACCGGCCGGACATCCTGATTTTCGAGGGCATCAATGTGCTGCAGGTGCGCGACCTGCCCGAGGACGGCAAGATGGTGCCCTTCGTTTCGGACTATTTCGATTTCTCGATCTATATCGACGCCGACGAGGAACTGATCCACGACTGGTATGTCACGCGCTTCATGCGCCTGCGCGATACGGCTTTCCGCGATCCGAGAAGCTTCTTCCACCGTTACTCGGATCTTTCGGAGGACGCGGCAAGGTCCGTGGCCGAGGGGCTTTGGACCAACATCAACCTGAAGAACCTGAAGGAAAATATCCAGCCGACGCGCCCGCGTGCCGATCTCATCCTCAAGAAGGGCTCGAACCACCTGGTCGAGGAAGTGTTGCTGAGGAAGCTGTAG
- a CDS encoding phosphoribosyl-ATP diphosphatase, whose amino-acid sequence MTEFTLAELERIVARRAASGDANSWTAKLVAGGIGKAAKKLGEEAVETVIASLAQDRAAVVAESADLLYHLLVVLHMRGVALDDVLAELEGRTAQTGLQEKAARSEE is encoded by the coding sequence ATGACCGAATTCACACTTGCCGAACTCGAACGGATCGTGGCCCGGCGTGCCGCATCGGGCGACGCGAATTCCTGGACCGCGAAGCTCGTGGCCGGTGGCATCGGCAAGGCTGCGAAGAAACTCGGCGAGGAGGCGGTCGAGACGGTGATCGCCTCGTTGGCCCAGGATCGCGCTGCCGTTGTGGCGGAATCCGCTGATCTGTTATACCATTTGCTTGTAGTATTGCACATGCGCGGCGTGGCATTGGATGACGTGTTGGCCGAACTGGAAGGCCGTACCGCGCAGACAGGGCTGCAGGAAAAGGCCGCCCGCAGTGAAGAGTGA
- the hisF gene encoding imidazole glycerol phosphate synthase subunit HisF, whose protein sequence is MTLKARVIPCLDVAGGRVVKGVNFVDLVDAGDPVEAARAYDAAGADELCFLDITASSENRDTIYDVVARTAEQCFMPLTVGGGVRAVEDVRKLLLAGADKVSINTAAVKRPELVAEAADKFGNQCIVVAIDAKTVDEGPDGPRWEIFTHGGRVPTGIDAVEFARKVVELGAGEILLTSMDRDGTKIGYNIPLTRAVADAVRVPVIASGGVGTLDHLVEGIRDGHATAVLAASIFHFGTYTIQQAKDHMAAAGIAVRRDA, encoded by the coding sequence ATGACCCTCAAGGCCCGCGTCATTCCCTGCCTAGACGTTGCCGGCGGCCGCGTCGTCAAGGGCGTGAATTTCGTTGATCTGGTCGATGCCGGGGATCCGGTCGAGGCGGCCCGGGCCTATGACGCCGCCGGTGCCGACGAGCTCTGTTTCCTCGACATCACGGCCTCGTCGGAGAACCGCGACACGATCTACGATGTCGTGGCCCGGACCGCCGAACAATGCTTCATGCCGCTGACCGTCGGTGGCGGTGTGCGCGCGGTCGAGGATGTCCGAAAATTGTTGCTGGCCGGTGCCGACAAGGTCTCGATCAACACCGCTGCGGTGAAGCGGCCGGAACTCGTCGCCGAGGCTGCCGACAAGTTCGGCAACCAGTGCATTGTCGTTGCCATCGATGCCAAGACCGTCGACGAGGGCCCCGACGGACCGCGCTGGGAAATCTTTACCCATGGCGGCCGCGTGCCGACCGGCATCGACGCGGTGGAGTTTGCCCGCAAGGTGGTCGAACTCGGCGCCGGCGAGATCCTGCTGACCTCGATGGACCGCGACGGCACCAAGATCGGCTACAACATTCCCCTGACCCGCGCCGTTGCGGATGCCGTGCGCGTTCCCGTGATCGCCTCCGGCGGCGTCGGCACGCTCGATCACCTGGTAGAGGGCATTCGCGACGGCCATGCCACGGCGGTGCTTGCCGCCTCGATCTTCCACTTCGGGACCTATACAATCCAGCAGGCCAAGGATCACATGGCCGCTGCCGGTATCGCCGTTCGTCGCGATGCCTGA
- the hisA gene encoding 1-(5-phosphoribosyl)-5-[(5-phosphoribosylamino)methylideneamino]imidazole-4-carboxamide isomerase, protein MPANKILFPAIDLKDGQCVRLVKGDMDRATVYNADPAAQAKAFEEQGFEWLHVVDLNGAFEGGSVNGAAVEAILKATTNPVQLGGGIRTLAHIENWLDKGLARVILGTVAVRDPDLVKEACKRYPGKVAVGIDARGGKVAVEGWAEASELGVIELARKFEGAGVAAIIYTDIDRDGVLTGINWDSTLQLADAVSIPVIASGGLASIADIVRMTMPDAARLEGAISGRALYDGRIDPAEALAVLRGDGSVK, encoded by the coding sequence ATGCCCGCAAACAAGATCCTCTTTCCCGCCATCGACCTGAAGGACGGCCAGTGCGTGCGCCTCGTCAAGGGCGACATGGACCGGGCCACCGTCTACAACGCCGATCCCGCAGCCCAGGCAAAGGCCTTCGAGGAGCAGGGCTTCGAGTGGCTGCACGTTGTCGATCTGAACGGCGCCTTCGAGGGCGGGTCGGTCAATGGCGCCGCCGTCGAGGCGATCCTGAAGGCGACGACGAATCCTGTGCAGCTCGGCGGCGGCATCCGCACGCTCGCCCATATCGAGAACTGGCTCGACAAGGGCCTGGCTCGCGTCATTCTCGGCACCGTTGCCGTGCGAGATCCCGACCTGGTGAAGGAAGCCTGCAAGCGCTATCCGGGCAAGGTCGCCGTCGGAATCGACGCCAGGGGCGGCAAGGTTGCCGTCGAGGGCTGGGCGGAGGCCTCCGAGCTAGGCGTCATCGAGCTCGCGAGGAAGTTCGAGGGTGCCGGTGTCGCCGCGATCATCTACACCGACATCGACCGCGACGGCGTGCTGACGGGCATCAACTGGGATTCGACGCTTCAACTGGCAGATGCGGTTTCGATCCCCGTCATTGCTTCGGGCGGTCTTGCGTCGATTGCCGACATCGTGCGCATGACCATGCCGGATGCGGCAAGGCTGGAAGGCGCGATTTCCGGTCGCGCGCTCTATGACGGCCGCATCGATCCGGCCGAGGCGCTGGCTGTGTTGCGCGGCGATGGGAGCGTGAAATGA
- the hisH gene encoding imidazole glycerol phosphate synthase subunit HisH — MRVAIIDYGSGNLRSAVKSFERSAREAGIAAEIELTSQAERVATADRIVLPGVGAYADCRSGLDSVPGMVDALNDAVVERGRPFFGICVGMQLMATRGLEKTVTQGLGWISGDVIEMTPSDPSLKIPQIGWNTLDLVRPHPLFDGIRMGEDGLHAYFVHSYHLAAENEADVVARTDYGGPVTAAVVRGNMFGTQFHPEKSQKLGLALIANFLKWTP; from the coding sequence ATGCGCGTCGCGATCATCGACTACGGCTCGGGCAATCTGCGTTCCGCGGTGAAGTCCTTCGAGCGTTCGGCGCGCGAGGCGGGCATCGCCGCCGAGATAGAACTGACGTCGCAGGCCGAGCGGGTCGCTACCGCCGACCGCATCGTCCTTCCCGGTGTCGGCGCCTATGCCGACTGCCGTTCCGGTCTCGATTCCGTGCCGGGCATGGTGGATGCCTTGAACGATGCCGTTGTCGAAAGGGGGCGCCCCTTTTTCGGCATTTGCGTCGGCATGCAGCTCATGGCGACCCGCGGGCTGGAAAAGACCGTCACGCAGGGTCTCGGCTGGATTTCCGGTGATGTCATCGAGATGACGCCGTCCGATCCGTCCCTGAAGATTCCACAAATCGGCTGGAACACGCTGGATCTCGTGCGCCCGCACCCGCTCTTCGATGGTATCAGGATGGGAGAGGACGGGCTGCACGCCTATTTCGTCCACTCCTACCATCTTGCCGCGGAGAACGAGGCGGACGTGGTCGCGCGGACGGACTATGGCGGTCCCGTCACCGCCGCCGTTGTACGCGGCAACATGTTCGGCACCCAGTTTCATCCAGAAAAGAGCCAGAAGCTGGGGCTCGCCCTGATCGCCAATTTCCTGAAATGGACGCCGTGA
- a CDS encoding DUF2628 domain-containing protein: MASYVVLERRPVAGSRPDTVFVRDEFSFLALFFPLVWLLWHRLWFAALMLLLVSAAIGITGQYVAPGLAMAVAGIAVSLHVALEGPAWRMARHWRDGFVEAGTVVARNLDDAEIRWFTGRGKPADIPAAGPARRLAGSQSNSRQPEGDVLFGFGEEPAR, encoded by the coding sequence ATGGCAAGCTACGTTGTTCTCGAACGCAGGCCCGTTGCCGGCAGCCGGCCCGATACGGTGTTCGTGCGCGATGAATTTTCCTTTCTGGCGCTGTTCTTTCCGCTCGTCTGGTTGCTGTGGCACCGGCTCTGGTTCGCGGCGCTGATGCTTCTTCTCGTATCCGCTGCCATAGGCATCACGGGCCAGTACGTCGCGCCCGGGCTGGCCATGGCCGTCGCGGGCATTGCCGTCAGCCTCCATGTCGCGCTGGAGGGCCCGGCATGGCGAATGGCAAGGCATTGGCGCGATGGCTTCGTCGAGGCCGGAACCGTGGTCGCGCGCAACCTGGACGACGCCGAGATTCGCTGGTTCACGGGTCGCGGAAAGCCCGCCGACATTCCGGCCGCCGGTCCCGCGCGGCGGCTGGCGGGTTCGCAAAGCAACTCGCGCCAGCCGGAGGGCGATGTCCTGTTCGGCTTCGGCGAAGAGCCGGCCCGGTGA
- the hisB gene encoding imidazoleglycerol-phosphate dehydratase HisB, with the protein MTARTAEISRKTNETAISVTVNLDGTGRHEMKTGIGFFDHMLDQLARHSLIDMAVSAEGDLHIDDHHTVEDTGIALGQALAKALGDRRGVTRYASLDLAMDEALTRAAIDVSGRPFLVWHVEFPTAKVGTFDTELVREFFQAFAQNAGITLHVQNFYGANSHHIAETCFKAVARVLRMAVEIDPRQADAIPSTKGTLNG; encoded by the coding sequence ATGACCGCGCGCACGGCCGAAATCAGCCGCAAGACGAACGAGACCGCGATTTCCGTCACCGTGAACCTGGACGGAACCGGCAGGCACGAAATGAAGACCGGGATCGGCTTCTTCGATCACATGCTCGACCAGCTTGCGCGCCATTCGCTGATCGACATGGCGGTCAGTGCCGAGGGCGACCTGCATATCGACGATCACCACACGGTCGAGGACACGGGCATCGCGCTCGGCCAGGCGCTGGCGAAGGCGCTGGGCGACCGCCGTGGCGTCACCCGCTATGCCAGCCTCGACCTTGCCATGGACGAGGCGCTGACCCGGGCCGCCATTGACGTCTCGGGCCGCCCGTTCCTCGTCTGGCACGTCGAATTCCCGACGGCGAAGGTCGGTACCTTCGACACCGAGCTGGTGCGCGAGTTCTTCCAGGCCTTCGCGCAGAATGCGGGCATCACGCTGCATGTGCAGAATTTCTACGGCGCCAACAGCCACCACATCGCCGAGACCTGTTTCAAGGCAGTGGCAAGGGTGCTGCGCATGGCGGTCGAGATCGATCCGCGCCAGGCGGATGCGATTCCCTCCACCAAGGGTACGCTGAACGGTTAG
- the hslV gene encoding ATP-dependent protease subunit HslV has translation MSENDNPFGTMHATTIITVRKGGKVIIAGDGQVSLGQTVIKGNARKVRRIGKNNEVIAGFAGATADAFTLLDRLEKKLEQYPNQLMRAAVELAKDWRTDKYLRNLEAMMLVADKTVSLCVTGNGDVLEPEHGVMAIGSGGNYALAAARALVDSDLDAEAIARRAMEIAADICVYTNGNIIVETLDAET, from the coding sequence ATGAGCGAGAACGACAATCCCTTCGGCACCATGCATGCGACCACGATCATCACCGTACGCAAGGGCGGCAAGGTGATCATCGCCGGCGACGGCCAGGTCAGCCTCGGCCAGACCGTCATAAAGGGCAATGCGCGCAAGGTGCGCCGGATCGGCAAGAACAACGAGGTGATAGCCGGTTTCGCCGGGGCAACGGCCGACGCCTTCACCCTTCTCGACCGGCTGGAGAAGAAGCTTGAACAATATCCGAACCAGCTGATGCGGGCGGCGGTCGAACTTGCCAAGGACTGGCGCACCGACAAGTACCTGCGCAACCTGGAAGCCATGATGCTGGTCGCAGACAAGACGGTTTCGCTGTGCGTTACGGGAAACGGCGACGTGCTGGAACCGGAACACGGCGTGATGGCGATCGGGTCTGGCGGCAACTACGCCCTGGCGGCGGCGCGCGCCCTGGTCGACAGCGACCTCGATGCCGAGGCCATTGCCCGGCGCGCCATGGAGATCGCCGCGGATATCTGCGTCTACACCAACGGCAACATCATCGTCGAAACGCTGGATGCCGAAACGTGA